A stretch of the Bacillus sp. FJAT-18017 genome encodes the following:
- the fliP gene encoding flagellar type III secretion system pore protein FliP (The bacterial flagellar biogenesis protein FliP forms a type III secretion system (T3SS)-type pore required for flagellar assembly.), whose amino-acid sequence MKKKLYILVPFLVLFFFSLTSEANASFLPGIETSDSPENVSTSVRIILLLTVLSIAPAILIMMTSFTRLVIVLGFVRTALGTQYMPPNQVLIGLAMFLTFFIMGPTFSQINEDALQPFMAGELSQEEAFDKAASPAKEFMAKHTREKDLALFLDYANLDRPKTIDDIPLTALVPAFAISELKTAFQMGFMIFVPFLVIDMIVASILMSMGMMMLPPVMISLPFKILLFILVDGWHLIVESLLKSF is encoded by the coding sequence ATGAAAAAGAAGCTTTATATCCTCGTTCCATTTTTAGTTCTGTTTTTTTTCAGCCTAACCTCTGAGGCAAATGCAAGTTTCCTTCCGGGCATTGAGACATCGGATAGTCCGGAAAATGTATCGACAAGTGTACGGATTATCCTGTTGCTGACCGTCCTATCAATAGCACCGGCCATTCTCATTATGATGACGAGTTTTACGAGGTTAGTCATCGTTCTGGGGTTTGTCCGTACTGCGCTTGGAACACAGTATATGCCTCCGAATCAGGTATTAATCGGCCTGGCAATGTTTTTAACGTTTTTCATCATGGGACCCACTTTTTCACAGATAAATGAGGATGCGCTGCAGCCATTCATGGCAGGAGAGCTGAGCCAGGAAGAGGCCTTTGATAAAGCAGCCTCGCCAGCGAAGGAATTCATGGCAAAGCATACGCGTGAAAAGGATTTAGCTTTGTTTCTTGATTATGCCAATTTGGACAGGCCTAAAACAATCGACGATATTCCGTTGACAGCCCTTGTCCCGGCTTTTGCCATAAGTGAGCTTAAAACGGCTTTCCAGATGGGGTTCATGATATTCGTCCCTTTTCTCGTGATTGACATGATTGTAGCAAGCATATTGATGTCAATGGGTATGATGATGCTTCCTCCGGTGATGATTTCGCTGCCCTTTAAAATTCTACTTTTCATTTTGGTAGATGGGTGGCACTTAATCGTAGAATCTTTGCTTAAGAGCTTTTAA
- a CDS encoding flagellar biosynthetic protein FliO produces the protein MKYFLLSIILFLLIPIQSAAFAAESKAAGDPFVSDSLQNDKEGESTPVSIEKTESQSSSITSLVIKFLFSFIVVIALLIGLGRFLAKKGRRLQSNGPVLSLAGHMMGQNKSLQVVLIGQTIYILGVGENVTLVRSISKGEEEYQQLLESVENQAEGQPAKWTGLEPNQNWAATFQKHIKKVQQEFQKGRDS, from the coding sequence ATGAAATACTTTCTATTATCTATTATTCTATTTTTACTCATACCTATACAATCCGCCGCCTTTGCTGCAGAGTCGAAAGCAGCTGGCGATCCTTTTGTCTCCGATAGCCTCCAAAATGACAAAGAAGGTGAATCGACTCCTGTTTCGATAGAAAAAACGGAAAGTCAATCATCTTCAATTACTTCACTTGTAATTAAATTCCTGTTTTCATTTATCGTTGTCATAGCCTTGTTAATTGGCCTTGGCCGGTTTCTCGCAAAAAAAGGCAGGCGCCTGCAAAGTAACGGGCCTGTACTGTCGCTTGCCGGCCATATGATGGGGCAAAACAAGTCTCTGCAGGTCGTGCTGATTGGCCAAACGATCTACATTTTAGGGGTTGGCGAAAACGTCACATTAGTTCGCTCCATTTCCAAAGGAGAAGAAGAATATCAGCAGTTACTGGAAAGCGTTGAAAACCAGGCTGAAGGGCAGCCGGCAAAATGGACTGGCCTTGAACCTAATCAAAATTGGGCAGCGACTTTTCAAAAACATATTAAGAAGGTTCAGCAAGAGTTTCAAAAGGGGCGGGATTCATGA
- the fliJ gene encoding flagellar export protein FliJ, which yields MNYKFPYQKVLEYKEKQQDLAEQEFGVVKQKQFELEQELEGLQTREQGIFDEYNEVHQKKVADILEIQAGIKHVHHIKRQLEHKTVEVHKELEDKQQVLLERSQEAKIWNKWKAKSRATFIKEMDQKEQAMLDEMAVIRYTRKI from the coding sequence ATGAACTATAAGTTTCCTTATCAAAAAGTACTTGAGTATAAAGAGAAGCAGCAGGATCTGGCCGAACAGGAATTTGGAGTAGTAAAACAAAAGCAATTCGAATTAGAGCAGGAGCTTGAGGGTCTGCAAACAAGAGAGCAAGGCATCTTTGATGAATATAATGAAGTCCATCAAAAAAAGGTTGCCGATATTCTCGAAATCCAGGCTGGAATCAAGCATGTTCATCATATTAAGCGCCAGCTGGAACACAAGACCGTTGAAGTTCATAAAGAACTTGAGGACAAGCAGCAAGTATTGCTTGAAAGGTCACAGGAAGCGAAAATTTGGAACAAATGGAAAGCCAAATCCCGCGCCACCTTCATAAAGGAAATGGATCAAAAAGAACAGGCAATGCTCGATGAAATGGCGGTCATCCGCTACACAAGAAAAATATAA
- the fliI gene encoding flagellar protein export ATPase FliI — MILATENYVKLIRSIDPVRVNGKITQIIGLTIESQGPDVRIGEICSIYPSQSQKPIQAEVVGIKENKVLLMPLGEVRAIGPGCDVVASGKNMVVKAGTQLLGRILDGLGNPIDGKPLPLGLEEVSAHATPPNPLTRPRIHEALGTGVKTIDGLLTMGKGQRVGIFAGSGVGKSTLLGMISRNTTAEVNVIALIGERGREVLDFIEQNLGPEGLAKSVVIVATSDQPALIRIKGALTATAIAEYFRDQGKDVLLVMDSVTRFAMAQREVGLAIGEPPTTKGYTPSVFAMLPQLLERSGTGPKGTISAIYTVLVDGDDMNEPIADAVRGILDGHIVLNRGIGAKGIFPAIDVLNSASRVVSEITTPEHQKAAVQFKRLLASYNEAEDLINIGAYKKGSNRDIDLALRQKPLMDQFLRQGIYESSTLEEAQTFLLSQFGESYR; from the coding sequence ATGATTTTAGCCACAGAGAACTATGTAAAGCTGATACGCAGTATCGATCCAGTCCGGGTTAATGGCAAGATCACTCAAATCATCGGGCTTACAATCGAGTCCCAGGGACCGGATGTTAGGATCGGTGAAATATGCTCGATTTATCCGTCCCAATCACAAAAGCCCATTCAGGCAGAAGTGGTTGGGATTAAAGAAAATAAAGTTCTGCTTATGCCCCTTGGTGAAGTTAGGGCAATTGGTCCCGGATGTGATGTGGTTGCTAGCGGGAAAAACATGGTTGTCAAGGCCGGCACGCAGCTGCTTGGGAGAATTCTCGACGGGCTCGGGAATCCGATTGACGGGAAGCCGCTGCCACTAGGGCTTGAAGAAGTATCCGCACATGCAACACCGCCAAACCCGCTGACAAGGCCGAGAATTCATGAGGCACTTGGCACAGGGGTCAAAACCATTGATGGTTTGCTGACGATGGGAAAAGGGCAGCGTGTTGGAATCTTTGCCGGAAGCGGTGTAGGGAAGAGTACGCTTCTTGGCATGATATCGAGAAATACTACTGCCGAAGTGAACGTAATCGCCTTGATTGGTGAACGAGGGCGGGAAGTTCTCGATTTTATCGAACAAAACCTTGGTCCTGAAGGGCTTGCGAAATCGGTTGTCATTGTAGCGACATCGGATCAGCCAGCGCTTATCAGGATAAAAGGGGCGTTGACAGCCACGGCCATTGCTGAATATTTCCGTGACCAGGGCAAGGATGTTTTGCTCGTCATGGACTCTGTGACTCGCTTTGCGATGGCGCAGAGAGAGGTAGGGCTTGCTATCGGGGAACCGCCGACAACAAAAGGATATACACCTTCCGTTTTTGCGATGCTCCCTCAGTTGCTTGAACGATCGGGAACCGGACCTAAGGGCACGATTTCCGCTATATATACTGTGCTCGTGGACGGGGACGACATGAACGAACCGATTGCCGATGCAGTCCGGGGCATCCTGGATGGCCATATTGTCCTGAACCGGGGAATTGGCGCGAAAGGAATTTTTCCTGCCATCGATGTGTTGAATAGTGCAAGCCGCGTCGTTTCTGAAATTACGACCCCAGAACACCAAAAAGCGGCAGTGCAGTTTAAAAGGTTATTGGCTTCATATAACGAAGCTGAAGACCTAATTAATATTGGCGCATATAAAAAGGGCTCCAACCGCGATATTGATCTCGCCCTTAGGCAAAAACCGCTCATGGACCAATTCCTGCGGCAGGGCATCTATGAAAGCTCCACCCTGGAGGAAGCACAAACCTTCCTACTATCACAATTTGGAGAATCGTACCGATGA
- a CDS encoding FliH/SctL family protein, with the protein MVSYSKVFKASGLSISDEIKVLKEPFRPVQLPQSSNSEEPLPVTESIQLAEAAKRAEEILEEARQNALAIQAKAEESIKQWWAEKQSELEVISIDAKQLGYEEGFLAGKNQGEEEARMEYALKLEQAQAVLDDAFQQKESIITEAEPFLLELSTAIAEQIVKHELETSPQWMIELIKQHILRFKEKEYITVCVHPKDFEFINSQRGHLIAVVNGETEIKIVPDHSVGEKGCVICTAYGSVDARIDTQIEEIKKVILEARRGAEE; encoded by the coding sequence ATGGTATCCTACTCTAAGGTTTTTAAGGCTTCCGGGCTGTCCATAAGCGATGAAATTAAGGTATTGAAAGAACCATTTCGTCCGGTTCAGCTGCCTCAGTCATCAAACAGCGAAGAACCTTTGCCGGTTACTGAATCAATCCAACTAGCGGAAGCTGCTAAGCGGGCTGAAGAAATCCTGGAAGAAGCCAGGCAGAATGCTTTGGCCATCCAGGCGAAAGCAGAGGAAAGCATCAAACAATGGTGGGCAGAAAAACAATCAGAGCTTGAAGTTATCTCAATTGATGCCAAACAGCTCGGCTATGAAGAAGGTTTTCTAGCAGGAAAGAACCAGGGTGAAGAGGAAGCCAGGATGGAATATGCACTTAAGCTGGAGCAGGCTCAAGCAGTACTAGATGATGCCTTCCAGCAAAAAGAGTCAATTATAACCGAGGCTGAACCGTTCCTTCTCGAACTTAGTACCGCAATAGCCGAGCAGATTGTAAAGCATGAATTAGAAACGTCACCACAATGGATGATAGAGCTAATTAAGCAGCATATCCTTCGTTTTAAGGAAAAGGAATATATTACAGTCTGCGTCCATCCTAAGGATTTTGAGTTTATCAATTCACAGCGCGGCCACTTAATAGCAGTTGTAAATGGGGAAACCGAAATTAAAATTGTTCCAGACCATTCTGTAGGTGAAAAAGGATGTGTTATCTGTACCGCCTATGGAAGTGTTGACGCCAGGATTGATACACAGATTGAAGAAATCAAAAAAGTCATTCTTGAGGCTAGAAGAGGTGCAGAAGAATGA
- the fliG gene encoding flagellar motor switch protein FliG, with amino-acid sequence MATALRLNGKQKAAILLITMGKDASSKVFKHLDDQEIEKLTLAIAGIQKVDSKEKEEVFNEFHEMCIAQDYLAMGGIGYAKEVLEEALGRDKATKIIQKLTSELQVKPFDFARRIDPIQIYNFLQSEHPQTIALVLAHLEPQQASIILSSLTGELQSDVARRIALLEQTSPEVIKEVEKILEQNLSATIRQDFTVVGGIESIVTILNGVDRSTEKGILEELKLRDQDLAEEIKKRMFVFEDIITLDRRAIQRVIQEVDNSDLMLSLKAASEEVKKVIYENMSSRMVETFEEEMQYMGPVRVKDVEEAQGRIVSVIRRLEDAGEIVIARGEKDGILL; translated from the coding sequence GTGGCGACAGCATTAAGATTGAATGGCAAGCAAAAAGCAGCAATTTTGCTGATTACAATGGGGAAAGATGCTTCTTCAAAGGTATTCAAGCATCTGGATGATCAAGAGATTGAGAAGCTAACACTAGCCATTGCAGGCATTCAGAAGGTTGATTCCAAAGAGAAGGAAGAAGTGTTCAACGAGTTCCACGAAATGTGCATTGCCCAAGATTACCTGGCAATGGGCGGAATCGGATACGCAAAAGAGGTGCTCGAAGAAGCACTTGGAAGAGACAAGGCAACCAAAATCATTCAGAAGCTAACGTCTGAACTGCAAGTAAAGCCCTTCGATTTTGCACGACGGATTGATCCTATTCAAATATATAACTTTTTGCAAAGTGAGCACCCGCAAACCATTGCGCTGGTTCTTGCGCATTTGGAGCCGCAGCAGGCTTCGATTATCTTGTCTTCCTTGACCGGCGAGCTCCAGTCCGATGTAGCAAGACGGATTGCTTTATTGGAACAGACATCACCTGAAGTTATAAAGGAAGTCGAGAAAATCCTTGAACAGAATCTGTCTGCTACAATTCGCCAGGACTTCACCGTAGTCGGAGGCATCGAATCAATTGTTACGATTCTGAATGGCGTCGACCGCAGTACGGAAAAGGGAATTCTCGAAGAACTCAAGCTCAGGGACCAGGATTTGGCCGAGGAAATCAAGAAACGGATGTTTGTATTCGAGGATATTATTACACTCGACCGCCGCGCTATTCAGCGTGTTATCCAGGAAGTTGATAATTCGGACTTGATGCTCTCCTTGAAGGCGGCAAGCGAAGAAGTCAAAAAGGTTATATACGAAAATATGTCTTCCCGGATGGTGGAAACCTTCGAGGAAGAAATGCAATATATGGGGCCAGTTAGGGTCAAGGATGTTGAAGAGGCACAGGGGCGGATTGTATCTGTCATTAGGCGCCTTGAAGATGCCGGCGAGATTGTGATTGCCCGGGGTGAAAAAGATGGTATCCTACTCTAA
- the fliF gene encoding flagellar basal-body MS-ring/collar protein FliF, translating into MRGSWKDQIKKSTELFSQYWGARSSKQKWLIIGTFLFLMFALSAFVVFASRPQYVPLYTGQLSTREVGDIKAELDSQGYTDYKLSDNGTMLLVPQKDAADLLVTLASAGYPKDTNINYDIFSQNLSFGATDRQFDILEREAMQNQLAKVITHIDGIKNAEVILNLPEESVFIRPGDEQAASASVMVEIEPGAKLNNEQVKALYTLIARSVKNLPMENITVMNQYSETLLLDETGTEGMALENYDEQRKVQQDIERDIQQNLQKLLGGVLGSDKVSVHTFVKMNFDKVKTQENLVKPADGSEQGLVISSEESSKSYTGTDAENAGGVVGTGETDVPGYTGNTANGTGDYEEAQERVNYEVNRITNEIVKSPYEIEDISINVGVPSIPGKPGLVPEGVQENVHNVAANIVRTALGHPELTVEQIAQRVTVVPHQFSEETPVAAEAEQNWFLIGGIAVAAATLLLIGLLIWMFVRRSKKEDEEIQAAFEQQQPIPLNEQEYFAEHDLTVESQLKRLLEQRPEDFAKIVRTWLHEEEV; encoded by the coding sequence ATGAGAGGATCATGGAAAGATCAAATAAAAAAGTCAACAGAACTTTTTAGCCAGTATTGGGGAGCGCGGAGTTCAAAACAAAAATGGCTCATCATTGGAACTTTTTTATTTCTGATGTTTGCCTTATCCGCATTTGTTGTTTTTGCGTCACGGCCACAGTATGTCCCGCTTTATACGGGCCAGCTAAGCACCCGTGAAGTAGGAGATATTAAAGCAGAGCTGGACAGCCAGGGATACACAGACTATAAACTTTCCGATAACGGAACAATGCTGCTTGTGCCGCAAAAAGATGCAGCCGATTTATTAGTCACCCTTGCTTCGGCGGGTTATCCGAAGGACACCAATATCAATTATGATATTTTCAGTCAGAATCTATCATTTGGTGCGACAGACCGCCAGTTTGACATTCTTGAGCGGGAAGCGATGCAAAACCAGCTGGCTAAGGTAATTACCCATATTGATGGAATCAAAAACGCAGAGGTCATTTTGAATTTGCCTGAGGAGTCTGTCTTTATCAGGCCAGGTGATGAGCAGGCTGCAAGTGCTTCTGTCATGGTAGAAATTGAACCGGGTGCAAAGCTGAATAACGAACAGGTTAAAGCACTGTATACACTTATTGCCCGTAGCGTCAAAAACCTGCCGATGGAAAACATCACGGTCATGAATCAATATAGCGAAACCTTGCTGCTCGATGAAACGGGCACAGAAGGAATGGCTTTGGAGAATTATGACGAACAAAGAAAAGTTCAGCAAGATATTGAGCGGGATATTCAGCAAAACCTCCAAAAGCTTTTAGGTGGTGTGCTAGGCAGCGATAAGGTATCCGTCCATACCTTTGTGAAAATGAACTTTGATAAAGTGAAGACCCAGGAAAATCTTGTGAAACCTGCGGATGGCTCCGAACAGGGGCTGGTCATCAGTTCTGAAGAAAGCTCAAAGTCCTACACGGGCACCGATGCCGAGAACGCGGGTGGAGTGGTCGGTACGGGTGAAACAGATGTACCGGGCTATACAGGAAATACCGCTAATGGAACTGGCGATTATGAAGAAGCGCAGGAGCGCGTCAATTATGAAGTTAACCGGATTACAAATGAAATTGTAAAAAGTCCTTATGAAATAGAAGATATTTCGATAAACGTTGGTGTTCCGTCAATCCCGGGAAAGCCCGGTCTCGTTCCCGAAGGTGTCCAGGAAAATGTTCATAATGTAGCAGCGAATATTGTCCGTACTGCACTCGGGCACCCAGAGTTAACAGTAGAACAAATTGCACAGCGGGTTACGGTCGTTCCGCATCAATTTTCCGAAGAAACGCCGGTTGCGGCTGAAGCAGAACAAAATTGGTTCCTGATTGGCGGGATTGCAGTTGCTGCGGCAACGCTTCTCCTAATTGGCTTACTGATATGGATGTTTGTTAGAAGAAGCAAAAAAGAAGACGAAGAAATCCAAGCGGCATTTGAGCAGCAACAGCCTATTCCATTGAACGAACAGGAATACTTTGCCGAACATGATTTAACGGTTGAAAGCCAATTGAAGCGGCTGCTTGAACAGAGGCCGGAGGATTTTGCAAAAATCGTCCGAACATGGCTGCATGAAGAGGAGGTCTGA
- the fliE gene encoding flagellar hook-basal body complex protein FliE: MDISRLNGDFIKINQNPFQKAEAAKPTVSFSNVLKTYMENVDTTVKQASEMSVQAAAGTAENVHDVTIASQKAKLALELTVAVRDKAVETYQEIMRMQM, encoded by the coding sequence ATGGATATTTCACGATTAAATGGTGATTTCATCAAAATAAATCAAAATCCTTTTCAAAAGGCTGAAGCAGCGAAGCCAACAGTGTCGTTTTCGAATGTACTTAAAACATACATGGAAAATGTCGACACAACGGTTAAGCAGGCTTCGGAAATGTCTGTTCAGGCAGCAGCCGGGACTGCAGAGAATGTACACGATGTGACGATAGCCTCTCAAAAGGCAAAGCTTGCCCTTGAACTCACAGTAGCTGTAAGGGACAAAGCGGTTGAAACGTATCAAGAAATCATGAGAATGCAAATGTAA
- the flgC gene encoding flagellar basal body rod protein FlgC, with product MFDSLNINASALTAQRLRMDVVSSNIANANSTRGRFVNGEWEPYRRKMVEMEPRQSQFAGIFQTEMSKQAGQGVRVTRIAEDQTPFKLVFDPSHPDANPEGYVRLPNVDLSREMIDLMASSRSYEANVTAFNTGKSLMLKALELGR from the coding sequence TTGTTTGATTCATTGAATATCAATGCATCGGCGCTTACAGCTCAGCGCCTGCGCATGGATGTGGTCTCGTCGAATATTGCAAATGCAAATTCAACACGCGGAAGGTTTGTCAATGGAGAATGGGAACCCTATCGCCGGAAGATGGTCGAAATGGAACCTAGGCAAAGCCAGTTTGCCGGTATTTTTCAAACAGAAATGAGCAAGCAGGCTGGGCAGGGTGTCAGAGTTACAAGAATTGCGGAAGACCAGACACCATTTAAACTCGTTTTTGATCCAAGTCATCCTGATGCAAATCCGGAAGGCTACGTAAGACTTCCGAACGTAGACTTGTCCAGGGAAATGATTGATTTGATGGCCTCCTCAAGGTCGTATGAAGCAAATGTAACAGCGTTCAATACAGGAAAGTCCCTAATGCTAAAAGCGCTTGAATTGGGACGTTAG
- the flgB gene encoding flagellar basal body rod protein FlgB, with protein MAFLTNINLLHSALNASSMRQNVISNNIANAETPGFKSKSVVFEDILKQKLSNQTNFVGNRSDSRHVIIGNSPGIPQPFAVENRGTTMQNNENNVDLDEQMSSLSKNALWYNTLTSQLSSEFQKLSIAIKGRV; from the coding sequence GTGGCGTTTTTGACTAATATCAATCTCCTTCATTCTGCATTAAATGCTTCAAGCATGCGCCAGAATGTAATTTCCAACAATATCGCCAATGCAGAGACACCGGGCTTTAAGTCCAAAAGTGTCGTGTTTGAAGATATTTTGAAACAAAAATTGAGCAATCAAACAAATTTTGTTGGGAACAGGTCGGATTCCAGGCATGTCATCATTGGCAATAGTCCTGGCATACCGCAGCCTTTTGCGGTGGAAAACAGAGGAACGACCATGCAAAACAATGAAAATAACGTTGATCTTGATGAACAGATGAGTTCCTTAAGTAAAAATGCTTTGTGGTATAACACGCTCACAAGTCAGCTTTCAAGTGAATTTCAAAAACTGTCGATTGCCATTAAAGGGAGGGTCTAA
- a CDS encoding glucosaminidase domain-containing protein produces MLIGDDWFIRSMLIDTLSRARSVGNQKTETNAAALFSEVLQQYMMMQQTQTAPQLNLQPGQPIYTNTQGLNELNLLSEKNITFSEKNNSLPEMGPSEQPSSLRFKEINSEKVNQLLGGKLAGKGEVFIEAGKRYNIDPALLVAISQHETGNGKSRAAAEKNNIAGMMGKNGLRSYNSVNESIMDMARNLSHNYLDSGFTSITKIAGKYAPIGAANDPTGLNNHWVTGVTNHFEKVRG; encoded by the coding sequence TTGTTAATAGGTGATGATTGGTTTATCAGGTCCATGCTCATTGACACGCTTTCACGGGCACGAAGCGTTGGCAATCAAAAGACCGAAACCAATGCAGCAGCTCTATTTTCTGAGGTGCTGCAACAATACATGATGATGCAGCAGACTCAAACGGCCCCGCAGTTAAATTTACAGCCAGGCCAGCCCATTTATACGAATACCCAGGGTTTAAACGAGTTAAACCTTCTTTCTGAAAAAAATATTACTTTTTCCGAAAAAAATAACTCCTTACCTGAAATGGGCCCTTCTGAACAGCCCAGTTCATTAAGATTTAAAGAGATTAATAGTGAAAAAGTTAATCAGCTTCTTGGCGGCAAGCTTGCTGGCAAGGGTGAGGTGTTTATTGAGGCGGGAAAACGGTACAACATCGATCCAGCCTTGCTCGTTGCGATTTCCCAGCATGAAACCGGGAATGGCAAATCAAGGGCAGCTGCCGAAAAAAATAATATTGCCGGAATGATGGGGAAAAATGGCTTGAGATCATACAACTCAGTCAATGAAAGCATCATGGATATGGCACGGAACCTTAGCCATAATTATTTGGATTCAGGTTTTACCAGCATTACAAAAATTGCTGGCAAATACGCTCCGATTGGCGCAGCCAATGATCCAACAGGTTTGAACAACCACTGGGTAACTGGTGTTACAAATCATTTTGAAAAAGTCCGAGGATAA
- the fliS gene encoding flagellar export chaperone FliS, with protein sequence MSLKNPYQTYQKQAVSTSKPEDLTLMLYQGLVKFIRLSKLDIDQNKLQDAHTHNLRAQDILTELMVTLKPEYEVSKSLMAMYDFMKARLIEANMKKDSELLVEVETFAVELVETWSEAVKRK encoded by the coding sequence ATGAGTCTAAAAAATCCATACCAAACATATCAAAAACAAGCCGTTTCCACTTCGAAACCGGAAGACCTCACATTGATGTTGTATCAGGGTCTCGTTAAATTTATCCGCCTATCCAAGCTTGACATTGATCAAAATAAACTTCAGGATGCCCATACGCATAACCTTAGGGCACAGGATATTTTAACGGAATTAATGGTTACCTTAAAGCCTGAATACGAAGTTTCAAAGTCGCTGATGGCGATGTATGATTTTATGAAAGCACGTTTAATCGAAGCGAATATGAAGAAAGATTCCGAGCTGCTCGTCGAGGTCGAGACATTTGCTGTTGAATTGGTCGAAACCTGGTCAGAAGCTGTGAAACGAAAATAG
- a CDS encoding flagellar brake protein — protein sequence MFPKVNQNIFIDIVEREQSCRSIIADITEKEIMISSPSDSNVIGELVAGTPLRISFVTNDNQYRFGTEVLGVKKDAILLYRLKKPCEQEIIKIQRREDFRVSASIPVTLNGQDCTSINISSGGILLSCSPQAELPTEEIFTGTFMLPAINKVISKIDFDAQVIRTSPSEDGQRQTVALKFVHLGQSDQMKILQYCFEKQRQMRLKQR from the coding sequence ATGTTTCCAAAAGTAAATCAAAATATTTTTATTGATATTGTCGAACGAGAGCAGTCTTGCCGTTCAATTATTGCGGACATAACAGAAAAGGAAATAATGATTAGTTCTCCTTCGGATTCGAATGTGATTGGAGAACTGGTGGCGGGTACTCCATTGAGAATATCTTTTGTCACCAACGATAATCAGTATCGATTTGGAACAGAAGTTCTCGGAGTAAAGAAAGACGCAATCCTTTTATACCGGTTAAAAAAGCCTTGCGAACAAGAAATCATCAAGATTCAGCGAAGAGAAGATTTTCGAGTGAGTGCCAGTATACCCGTCACATTAAATGGCCAGGACTGTACATCCATCAACATCAGCAGTGGTGGCATCCTGCTTTCCTGCAGTCCGCAGGCAGAATTGCCAACAGAAGAAATTTTTACTGGAACCTTCATGCTTCCAGCTATAAACAAAGTGATTTCAAAAATAGATTTTGATGCCCAGGTAATCCGAACTTCGCCAAGTGAGGATGGGCAAAGGCAAACCGTAGCGCTTAAGTTTGTACATCTAGGTCAATCCGACCAGATGAAAATCCTCCAATACTGTTTTGAAAAACAAAGGCAGATGCGTTTAAAACAAAGATAA
- the flgL gene encoding flagellar hook-associated protein FlgL: protein MRVTQSMLNQNMLANINRSNQAMEKYQQQLSTGKKIDKPSDDPVVAVRGMFYRSSLNEIDQYKRNSGDGLSWMTATDEALDEVTSVLQRVRELTIQGTNGTNGETDRAAIAQEIAQLKEHLGEVANTQLAGKFIFAGTDVKTPPYRESTPGTAKGFMNSNTELLELRVGQTNIVQINVLGTDVFNHEGGVFKVLEDIVSGFSAGGQTSADALTKLDGQIDNLLRQRAEVGARMNRMELSMSRIDGLELSTTRMLSQEEDVDLTKVIIDLKAQENVQRAALSAGARIIQPSLVDFLR from the coding sequence ATGCGGGTCACCCAGAGCATGCTGAACCAGAATATGCTTGCGAATATAAATAGAAGCAACCAGGCGATGGAAAAATATCAGCAGCAATTATCCACTGGTAAAAAAATTGATAAGCCATCGGACGATCCTGTTGTAGCGGTAAGAGGAATGTTTTACCGGTCATCGCTTAATGAAATCGATCAATACAAGCGGAATAGTGGAGACGGACTTTCGTGGATGACAGCGACCGATGAAGCTCTCGACGAAGTGACCTCAGTCCTGCAGAGGGTTCGTGAGTTGACGATTCAGGGTACGAATGGAACAAATGGCGAGACAGACAGGGCTGCCATCGCACAGGAAATTGCCCAGTTGAAGGAACATCTTGGTGAGGTAGCAAACACCCAGTTGGCTGGAAAGTTTATTTTTGCAGGTACGGATGTGAAAACTCCGCCTTATCGCGAATCTACTCCAGGAACTGCAAAAGGATTCATGAACAGCAACACTGAACTGCTTGAGTTACGCGTTGGCCAGACGAATATTGTTCAAATCAATGTTCTTGGCACCGATGTGTTCAATCATGAAGGTGGAGTTTTCAAGGTTCTTGAGGATATTGTTTCAGGCTTTAGTGCTGGTGGACAGACATCCGCTGATGCCTTAACTAAGCTTGATGGGCAAATTGATAATCTTCTCAGGCAGCGTGCTGAGGTGGGTGCGAGGATGAACCGGATGGAGCTGAGCATGTCGCGAATTGACGGCCTTGAGCTGTCAACGACCCGAATGCTTTCCCAGGAAGAAGATGTGGACCTCACGAAAGTAATCATTGACTTGAAGGCACAAGAGAATGTGCAAAGAGCTGCCTTATCAGCAGGAGCACGCATCATTCAGCCATCTCTCGTAGACTTTTTAAGATAG